In Mycolicibacterium mucogenicum DSM 44124, the following are encoded in one genomic region:
- a CDS encoding phytoene desaturase family protein, whose protein sequence is MTQNTFDALVVGAGAGGLFAAARLSHLGYRTLVVERLEFVGGRASTRDIDGFKINNGAVVIETGGLTEETFHEVGAKFDVRAAEPPILYRIGDKDVDVTGGGWGFLLSKLTRQGAKLVSGIGAARNDSGLPEDELSTADWVAKYTKNESVHGIFRNMCGSVFAVGSEELPARVFLTYFTRKSAFKKFGFCPEGTIGVWQALAEVVQKNGGAVWLSAEVKELHLTDGRVTGATVDRGGETVDISCDFAVSDIGPAATVELVGSHNLPADYVTKVDEANRPCSMITVNFASQRKLLKAPGMLSFAKTRRLCYVANFTETCPEMAPEGWHLYAGTAVPKPAVGDFDENAETELLLADLREEIDGFADARILSIAVTRDGWPPQRAVAGFDLPHDTPIANLWNVGDAVKEYANGGTTACAETAKIVVDKIREAYPQNA, encoded by the coding sequence ATGACACAGAACACCTTTGACGCCCTCGTCGTCGGCGCCGGCGCGGGCGGCCTGTTCGCCGCAGCCCGGCTCTCGCACCTGGGCTACCGGACGCTCGTCGTCGAGCGTCTCGAGTTCGTCGGCGGGCGCGCATCGACGCGCGACATCGACGGGTTCAAGATCAACAACGGCGCCGTCGTCATCGAAACCGGCGGCCTCACCGAGGAGACGTTCCACGAGGTCGGTGCGAAGTTCGATGTCCGCGCCGCCGAACCGCCGATCTTGTACCGCATCGGCGACAAGGACGTCGACGTCACCGGTGGCGGCTGGGGGTTCCTGCTGTCCAAGCTGACGCGTCAGGGCGCGAAGCTGGTATCGGGAATCGGCGCCGCCCGCAACGACTCCGGGCTGCCGGAAGACGAGCTGTCGACCGCGGACTGGGTGGCGAAGTACACCAAGAACGAGTCGGTGCACGGCATCTTCCGCAACATGTGTGGCTCGGTCTTCGCGGTCGGTTCCGAGGAGCTGCCCGCGCGGGTGTTCCTCACCTACTTCACCCGCAAGAGCGCATTCAAGAAGTTCGGCTTCTGCCCGGAGGGCACCATCGGTGTCTGGCAGGCATTGGCTGAGGTGGTGCAGAAGAACGGGGGAGCGGTCTGGCTCTCGGCGGAGGTCAAGGAGCTGCACCTCACCGACGGCCGCGTCACCGGCGCCACCGTTGATCGCGGCGGTGAAACCGTCGACATCTCTTGTGATTTCGCGGTGAGCGACATCGGACCCGCTGCGACGGTCGAGTTGGTCGGCAGCCACAACCTGCCTGCCGACTATGTCACGAAGGTCGATGAGGCGAACCGGCCCTGCTCGATGATCACCGTCAACTTCGCGAGTCAGCGAAAGCTGTTGAAAGCTCCGGGCATGCTGAGCTTCGCAAAGACCCGGCGGCTGTGCTACGTCGCGAATTTCACCGAGACCTGTCCCGAGATGGCGCCCGAGGGGTGGCACCTCTACGCGGGCACCGCAGTGCCGAAGCCCGCGGTCGGCGACTTCGACGAGAACGCGGAAACCGAACTGCTGCTGGCTGATCTGCGTGAGGAGATCGACGGATTCGCCGACGCGCGCATCTTGTCGATCGCCGTCACCCGTGACGGCTGGCCGCCGCAGCGCGCCGTCGCCGGCTTTGATCTGCCACACGACACTCCGATCGCCAACCTGTGGAATGTCGGCGACGCCGTCAAGGAATACGCCAACGGTGGGACCACGGCGTGCGCCGAGACCGCCAAGATCGTCGTGGACAAGATTCGGGAGGCGTATCCGCAGAACGCGTGA
- a CDS encoding acetyl-CoA C-acetyltransferase, protein MRRAAIVSPLRTPVGTFGGALRSVPAERLASTILKAVVDASGVDPARIDDVAMAQSYANSEAPCIGRWAALDAGLPVELPGFQTDRRCGGGLQAVVTAAMMVQTGAADVVLAGGVESMSNIEYYTQSTRWGSRSGNATLYDRLDRGRERSQPQWRFGAISGMIETAENLATEYGITRAAADEFAARSHQRAAAAWESARFADEVVSVEVPQRKGDPIIFAKDEGVRPDSTADSLANLRVITPGGTVTAGNSSQQNDAAAACLVVAEDRLDELGLEPIGFLHSWAAAGCEPRVMGIGPVPAVAKLFARTGLSFDDMDLVELNEAFAVQALAVLKGWGFDDIERLNVNGSGISLGHPIGATGVRILTTMSHELRRRGGKYALEAMCIGGGQGMAAIVEAP, encoded by the coding sequence ATGAGACGCGCGGCCATTGTGAGCCCACTGCGCACCCCGGTCGGCACTTTCGGCGGTGCACTTCGTTCGGTGCCCGCCGAGCGGTTGGCGTCCACGATTCTCAAAGCCGTCGTGGACGCGTCGGGTGTCGATCCGGCGCGGATCGACGATGTGGCCATGGCCCAGTCGTACGCCAACTCCGAGGCGCCCTGTATCGGGCGGTGGGCGGCCCTGGATGCCGGTTTGCCGGTGGAACTCCCCGGATTTCAGACCGATCGCCGCTGCGGCGGCGGATTACAGGCGGTGGTGACGGCGGCAATGATGGTCCAGACCGGGGCCGCCGACGTCGTCCTGGCCGGCGGCGTCGAGAGCATGAGCAACATCGAGTACTACACCCAATCGACCCGGTGGGGTTCGCGGTCGGGCAATGCCACGCTGTACGACCGGCTGGATCGCGGACGGGAACGCTCGCAGCCGCAGTGGCGGTTCGGAGCGATCAGCGGAATGATCGAAACCGCCGAGAACCTCGCGACCGAGTACGGCATCACCCGTGCCGCAGCCGACGAGTTCGCGGCACGCAGCCATCAACGTGCCGCAGCCGCATGGGAATCCGCACGGTTCGCCGACGAGGTGGTTTCGGTCGAGGTGCCGCAGCGTAAGGGCGACCCGATCATCTTCGCGAAAGACGAAGGCGTCCGGCCTGACTCAACCGCGGACTCTCTTGCGAACCTTCGCGTGATCACGCCCGGCGGCACCGTGACCGCCGGGAACTCCAGCCAGCAGAACGACGCGGCCGCGGCGTGTCTGGTGGTCGCCGAGGACCGGCTCGACGAGCTGGGTCTCGAACCGATCGGCTTTCTGCACAGCTGGGCCGCGGCGGGCTGCGAACCACGGGTGATGGGTATCGGCCCGGTACCGGCGGTGGCGAAACTCTTCGCCCGCACCGGGCTGTCTTTCGACGACATGGATCTGGTCGAGCTGAACGAAGCGTTCGCGGTCCAGGCGCTGGCCGTGCTGAAAGGCTGGGGATTCGACGACATCGAGCGGCTCAACGTCAATGGCTCCGGCATCTCACTCGGACACCCGATCGGTGCCACCGGTGTCCGGATCCTGACGACGATGTCACACGAGCTGCGCCGCCGCGGTGGCAAGTACGCGCTGGAGGCGATGTGCATCGGTGGCGGACAGGGTATGGCGGCGATCGTCGAGGCACCATGA
- a CDS encoding OB-fold domain-containing protein produces the protein MIGIVSYATYLPSHRLRGSRVVASFDEDSTTLGVAAAQAALGDKPVDALYFASTTPAYADKANATAIHAALGLPVDTFAVDLMGSARSAVAALRSASTSCGMAVLADVRVGRAGSSDERDGADAAAAFLFGDGDTIANIIGYACATTEFLDRWRSPGGVSAQWEERFGFEQYLPLIESVRAQVGIDDPDHVVVVSPNTAVRKWAARTFTTSPVGHAGAADLGIALAHVLDTAQPGETILLISAADGVDAIALRVTAQVRRQPVSVVEQLAAGVDADYLTYLSWRGLIEQEPPRRPEPDRVAAPPAARDRDWKFGFTASCCAACSFVHLPPVRACKNCGAVDQMTSQPLRGAGTVATFTVDRLAYSPAPPVVGAVVDFDGGGRYTLELADGDADRIAVGSRVGLTFRRLHSAGGVHNYFWKAKLL, from the coding sequence ATGATCGGGATCGTCTCGTACGCAACGTATCTGCCGTCGCACCGGTTGCGAGGCAGTCGCGTCGTCGCGTCGTTCGATGAGGACAGCACGACACTGGGCGTCGCTGCGGCGCAAGCCGCCCTCGGCGACAAACCGGTGGATGCCCTGTATTTCGCGTCCACCACACCTGCGTATGCGGACAAGGCGAACGCCACTGCCATCCATGCCGCGCTCGGCCTGCCGGTAGATACATTCGCGGTCGACCTGATGGGTTCGGCACGCAGCGCCGTCGCGGCACTCCGGTCGGCGTCGACGTCATGCGGTATGGCGGTGCTGGCCGACGTCCGGGTCGGGCGGGCCGGATCGTCCGACGAGAGAGACGGCGCCGACGCCGCCGCCGCCTTCCTGTTCGGCGATGGTGACACGATCGCCAACATCATCGGGTACGCCTGTGCCACCACGGAATTCCTCGATCGCTGGCGGTCGCCCGGTGGGGTCAGCGCGCAATGGGAGGAGCGGTTCGGCTTCGAGCAATATCTGCCGCTCATCGAATCGGTGCGTGCCCAGGTCGGTATCGACGACCCCGATCATGTGGTGGTGGTGTCGCCGAACACGGCGGTGCGCAAGTGGGCCGCTCGGACGTTCACGACATCGCCGGTCGGCCATGCGGGCGCGGCCGATCTGGGTATCGCACTGGCGCACGTCCTGGACACCGCGCAGCCCGGCGAGACCATCCTGCTCATCTCGGCGGCAGACGGTGTCGATGCCATCGCCTTACGCGTCACCGCGCAGGTCCGGCGGCAACCGGTTTCCGTGGTGGAGCAGCTGGCCGCCGGTGTCGATGCCGATTACCTGACGTACCTCAGCTGGCGGGGGCTGATCGAGCAGGAGCCGCCCCGGCGGCCGGAGCCCGACCGCGTTGCGGCACCACCCGCGGCCCGTGATCGGGACTGGAAATTCGGCTTCACCGCAAGCTGTTGCGCGGCCTGCTCGTTCGTGCACCTGCCGCCGGTGCGGGCCTGCAAGAACTGCGGTGCTGTCGACCAGATGACGTCGCAACCGCTGCGTGGGGCGGGGACGGTTGCGACCTTCACGGTAGACCGGCTGGCGTACTCGCCCGCGCCGCCTGTGGTCGGCGCGGTCGTCGACTTCGACGGCGGCGGGCGCTACACCCTTGAGCTCGCCGACGGCGACGCCGACCGCATCGCTGTCGGTTCCCGCGTCGGACTGACGTTCCGCCGGCTGCACAGCGCAGGTGGAGTCCACAACTACTTCTGGAAGGCGAAACTCCTGTGA
- a CDS encoding acetyl-CoA hydrolase/transferase family protein, producing MIDLGAHIRPGDTVVWGQACAEPLTLTEALTAQRETLGGITAFMGIQFAGTSKPEHADHIRFVSYCGTGANRALAQAGVLDIYPGHYSTLPWLVSHGPLRADVVLVQVSPPDVDGNYSLGLAHDYLTAAIDVARVVIAEVNDQVPFVAGSRYLTAADIDVLIETSRPPVEAPAGRVDATTTRIAELAAGLVEDGAALQLGIGAIPELLLGELKDRTGLRFHSGQLSDGATDLIEIGAARGGVAAFLIGTRRLFDFAHCNPVIALRPASYTHDADVLAAQQKFVAVNSAVEVDVTGQVNAEVAAGTYVGAVGGAADFLRAAARSPGGLPIVALPANRIVTALSGPVSTARADAGIFVTEYGIADLRGQSLAERRRRMVEIAHPDHREALSEGTI from the coding sequence ATGATCGACCTCGGCGCACACATTCGGCCGGGCGACACCGTCGTGTGGGGCCAGGCGTGTGCGGAGCCCCTGACGCTCACCGAGGCACTGACAGCACAGCGTGAGACCCTCGGTGGGATCACGGCTTTCATGGGAATCCAATTCGCCGGCACGTCGAAGCCGGAACACGCCGATCACATCCGGTTCGTCAGCTATTGCGGCACCGGAGCCAATCGGGCCCTGGCACAGGCCGGCGTTCTCGACATCTATCCGGGCCATTACTCGACACTGCCCTGGCTGGTGTCACATGGACCGCTGCGTGCGGACGTGGTGCTCGTGCAGGTCTCACCGCCGGATGTCGACGGCAACTACAGCCTGGGGCTGGCGCATGACTACCTCACGGCCGCAATCGATGTCGCGCGGGTGGTGATCGCCGAGGTGAACGACCAGGTGCCGTTCGTCGCCGGCTCGCGTTATCTGACCGCCGCTGACATCGACGTGTTGATCGAGACCTCGCGGCCACCGGTGGAGGCGCCCGCGGGCCGGGTCGACGCGACCACGACGCGTATTGCCGAACTGGCTGCCGGCCTGGTCGAGGACGGCGCGGCGCTGCAGTTGGGCATCGGCGCCATCCCTGAATTGCTGCTGGGCGAATTGAAAGACCGAACCGGCCTGAGGTTTCATTCCGGGCAGCTCAGCGATGGAGCGACCGACCTCATCGAGATCGGAGCGGCCCGCGGTGGGGTCGCGGCGTTTCTCATCGGAACCCGCCGCCTGTTCGACTTCGCGCATTGCAATCCAGTCATCGCGTTGCGCCCGGCGTCCTACACGCATGACGCGGATGTTCTTGCCGCACAGCAGAAGTTCGTGGCCGTCAACTCGGCGGTGGAGGTTGATGTGACCGGGCAGGTCAATGCAGAGGTCGCCGCGGGTACATACGTCGGGGCGGTGGGCGGTGCCGCGGACTTCCTTCGCGCCGCCGCCAGATCGCCGGGTGGGTTGCCGATCGTCGCGCTGCCCGCGAACCGGATCGTCACGGCACTGTCCGGACCGGTCTCGACGGCACGGGCCGACGCCGGAATCTTCGTCACCGAGTACGGCATCGCGGATCTGCGTGGACAGTCCCTGGCGGAGCGGCGCCGTCGCATGGTGGAGATCGCCCACCCCGACCATCGAGAAGCCCTGTCGGAAGGAACAATATGA
- a CDS encoding acetyl-CoA acetyltransferase encodes MSSGGIRDKVAVVGMGCTRFGERFGASAEDLIIEAIDECFTANPRLDRTGVGAYWLGTLATGQSGLTLSKALALDYTPVTRVENYCASGSESFRNACFAVASGAYDMVVAVGVEKLKDSGYSGLLRGDPPSDGTASELSFTAPAAFSLLDPAYCARYGVDPAAMRDAMTHVAWKNHRNGARNPKAQFRSEVSKEKITHAPTVAGRLGVFDCSGVSDGAACAVIVPAERAADYTDRPMYVKGIALAAGSGRGAADPGYDFTTFPEVVRSAHDAYAQAGIENPSADISFAEVHDCFTPTELVLMEDLGFVDRGDAWRASLAGEFDADGRLPVNVDGGLKSFGHPVGASGLRMLYECWLQFCGEAGDRQLADPRTALTHNLGGRPGACVSLVTVVGNELG; translated from the coding sequence GTGAGTAGTGGCGGCATCCGCGACAAGGTCGCGGTGGTGGGCATGGGCTGCACGCGATTCGGTGAACGGTTCGGCGCTTCGGCCGAGGACCTGATCATCGAAGCGATCGACGAATGCTTCACTGCCAACCCCAGACTCGACCGGACCGGTGTCGGCGCGTACTGGCTGGGCACGCTCGCCACCGGTCAGAGCGGACTGACTCTCAGCAAGGCGCTCGCCCTGGACTACACGCCGGTGACCCGGGTCGAAAACTATTGCGCCAGCGGCTCCGAGTCCTTCCGCAACGCCTGCTTCGCGGTCGCGTCCGGCGCCTACGACATGGTCGTGGCCGTCGGTGTCGAGAAACTGAAAGACTCGGGATACTCAGGGCTGCTGCGCGGTGACCCGCCGAGTGACGGCACCGCCTCGGAGCTCTCGTTCACCGCCCCGGCGGCATTCTCGCTGCTGGATCCGGCCTACTGCGCCCGCTACGGCGTCGACCCCGCCGCGATGCGCGATGCGATGACACACGTGGCCTGGAAGAACCATCGCAACGGGGCACGAAATCCCAAGGCACAGTTCCGTTCGGAGGTCTCCAAAGAGAAGATCACACACGCGCCCACCGTCGCCGGCCGGCTCGGCGTATTCGACTGCTCGGGTGTGTCGGACGGCGCGGCCTGCGCGGTCATCGTTCCCGCCGAGCGCGCGGCCGACTACACCGACCGGCCGATGTACGTGAAAGGTATTGCGCTGGCGGCAGGTTCCGGAAGGGGAGCCGCCGATCCCGGCTACGACTTCACCACCTTCCCCGAAGTCGTCCGCTCCGCACACGACGCCTATGCGCAGGCGGGGATCGAAAACCCGAGCGCCGACATCTCCTTCGCCGAGGTGCACGACTGCTTCACCCCCACGGAGTTGGTGCTCATGGAGGACCTGGGGTTCGTCGACCGGGGCGACGCCTGGCGGGCAAGCCTGGCTGGTGAGTTCGACGCGGACGGCCGGCTACCGGTCAATGTCGACGGTGGCCTCAAGTCGTTCGGCCATCCGGTCGGGGCCAGTGGGCTGCGCATGCTCTACGAATGCTGGCTGCAGTTCTGCGGTGAAGCCGGCGACCGGCAACTCGCGGATCCGCGAACGGCGTTGACACACAATCTCGGTGGCCGCCCGGGCGCCTGTGTATCGCTGGTCACGGTAGTCGGTAACGAGCTCGGCTGA
- a CDS encoding acyl-CoA dehydrogenase family protein, which translates to MELSAEERQVVATVRDWVDREVRPVARDLEHANEYPEKLIDQMKQMGIFGLAIPEPYGEAPVSTQCYVGVTEELARGWMSLAGAMGGHTVVSKLILAFGTDEQKNRYLPRMATGEIRATMALTEPGGGSDLQAMTTTARRDGDGYTVNGAKTWISNARRSQLIALLCKTDPTATPRHRGVSILLVEHDPGLIVSRDLPKLGYKGVESCELAFDNYRAPLDAVLGGVEGHGFAQMMKGLETGRIQVASRALGVGQAAFDDALAYAQQRESFGVPIWKHQAVGGYLAEMATKLTAARQLVLHAARRFDAGERCDMEAGMAKYYASEVAMEVALNAVRIHGGYGYSTEYDVERYFRDAPLMIVGEGTNEIQRNVIASQLVARGGLTN; encoded by the coding sequence ATGGAGTTGTCCGCCGAGGAACGGCAGGTCGTCGCGACAGTGCGGGACTGGGTCGACCGTGAGGTGCGGCCCGTCGCCCGCGATCTCGAGCATGCCAACGAGTACCCGGAAAAGCTCATCGACCAGATGAAGCAGATGGGAATCTTCGGCCTCGCGATACCGGAGCCGTACGGCGAGGCGCCCGTGTCCACGCAGTGCTACGTCGGCGTGACCGAAGAGCTGGCGCGGGGCTGGATGAGCCTGGCCGGCGCCATGGGTGGCCACACCGTCGTCTCCAAGTTGATCCTGGCCTTCGGGACCGACGAGCAGAAGAACCGCTACCTGCCCCGGATGGCCACGGGAGAAATCCGGGCCACCATGGCACTCACCGAACCGGGCGGCGGCTCCGACCTGCAGGCGATGACCACCACGGCGCGCCGTGACGGGGACGGGTACACCGTCAACGGCGCCAAGACCTGGATCAGCAACGCCCGCCGGTCTCAGCTCATCGCGCTGTTGTGCAAGACCGACCCGACGGCCACACCCCGTCATCGCGGCGTCAGCATCCTGCTGGTCGAACACGACCCGGGACTGATCGTCTCGCGCGACCTACCCAAGCTGGGATACAAGGGCGTGGAGAGCTGCGAGCTCGCGTTCGACAACTACCGCGCGCCGCTTGACGCCGTCCTCGGCGGCGTCGAAGGCCACGGTTTCGCCCAGATGATGAAAGGCCTTGAGACAGGCCGCATCCAGGTCGCATCCCGTGCCCTTGGCGTCGGCCAGGCCGCCTTCGACGATGCCTTGGCGTACGCCCAGCAACGCGAGAGCTTCGGCGTCCCGATCTGGAAGCACCAGGCCGTCGGCGGCTACCTCGCCGAGATGGCCACCAAGCTGACGGCTGCCCGTCAGCTGGTACTGCACGCCGCCCGACGGTTCGACGCCGGCGAACGCTGCGACATGGAGGCCGGCATGGCCAAGTACTACGCGTCCGAGGTCGCCATGGAGGTCGCGCTCAATGCCGTCCGTATCCACGGCGGATACGGCTACTCAACGGAATACGACGTCGAGCGCTACTTCCGTGACGCGCCGCTGATGATCGTCGGCGAGGGCACCAACGAAATCCAGCGCAACGTCATCGCGTCGCAGCTCGTCGCGCGCGGCGGACTGACCAACTGA
- a CDS encoding aromatic ring-hydroxylating oxygenase subunit alpha, with translation MTTAVDYSRLIEPTRVHGSLYTDPAIFAEELERIWYGGWVFVGHESEITQPNDYVRKQIGPQDIIMTRSRDGDVHLLVNRCAHRGNLVCDDASGNSGSFRCPYHGWTYRNDGELVGYPFKKGYGDGKLDLGLGRLPKVDSYHGFVFGSFNADVPPLLEHLGAAAGEMDRLARLSPEGKVRLDAGWLKHKTRANWKLLAENETDGYHPQFVHGSIFSVTGSTIGPLYSDKSTAVTRALGNGHSENDLRPEFRKFAEPMRWFGTTAERVPDYVARMRALHGEAAEQILIEGGPHVMVFPNLFIAEIQVFNIQPLSAGECIQYSTAVQLDGAPELNKRMLSQSIGSVGPAGMLLADDTEMYERNQAGVAQLLPEWLDIRRGTGRECQDESGFRIGGATDETAMRAFWAHYKTLMEP, from the coding sequence ATGACCACCGCAGTTGACTACTCACGGCTGATCGAGCCGACCCGCGTGCACGGCTCGCTGTACACCGACCCCGCCATCTTCGCCGAAGAACTCGAGCGCATCTGGTACGGCGGCTGGGTGTTCGTCGGTCACGAGAGCGAGATCACGCAGCCGAATGACTACGTGCGCAAGCAGATCGGCCCGCAGGACATCATCATGACCCGCAGCCGTGACGGCGACGTCCACCTGCTGGTCAACCGCTGCGCCCACCGCGGCAACCTGGTGTGCGACGACGCGAGCGGAAACTCCGGCTCGTTCCGTTGCCCGTATCACGGCTGGACGTACCGCAATGACGGCGAGCTGGTCGGCTACCCGTTCAAGAAGGGATACGGCGACGGCAAGCTGGACCTGGGTCTCGGGCGCCTGCCGAAAGTCGACAGCTACCACGGTTTCGTGTTCGGCAGCTTCAATGCCGACGTGCCGCCGCTGCTCGAGCACCTCGGCGCCGCGGCAGGTGAGATGGACCGGCTGGCGCGCCTGTCACCCGAAGGCAAGGTGCGGCTCGACGCCGGCTGGCTCAAACACAAGACGCGAGCGAACTGGAAGCTGTTGGCGGAGAATGAGACCGACGGCTACCACCCGCAGTTCGTGCACGGTTCGATCTTCTCGGTGACGGGCAGCACCATCGGTCCGCTCTACAGCGACAAGTCCACCGCCGTCACCCGGGCACTCGGAAACGGGCACAGCGAGAACGACCTTCGGCCGGAATTCCGCAAGTTCGCCGAACCGATGCGGTGGTTCGGCACGACAGCCGAACGGGTGCCGGACTACGTGGCCAGAATGCGGGCGCTGCACGGCGAAGCGGCCGAGCAGATCCTCATCGAGGGCGGCCCACACGTGATGGTGTTCCCGAACCTCTTCATCGCCGAGATTCAGGTGTTCAACATTCAGCCGTTGTCCGCGGGCGAGTGCATCCAGTACTCAACTGCGGTGCAGTTGGACGGCGCCCCCGAGCTCAACAAGCGCATGCTCTCGCAATCCATCGGATCGGTCGGGCCGGCGGGCATGCTGCTCGCCGACGACACCGAGATGTACGAGCGTAACCAGGCCGGCGTCGCGCAACTCCTGCCTGAATGGCTCGACATCCGGCGTGGCACTGGCCGAGAGTGCCAGGACGAGAGCGGATTCCGGATCGGTGGCGCGACGGATGAGACGGCCATGCGCGCCTTCTGGGCGCACTACAAGACGCTGATGGAGCCATGA
- a CDS encoding aromatic-ring-hydroxylating dioxygenase subunit beta, with product MTTSTGVELRELEQFIYREARFADEHDYDAWEALWTDDALYWVPAAGSLADPEHHVSVIYDNRRRISTRLQQLRTGKRYSQAPASNLRRIISNVEILSIDGDESTAGANFVLYESKSRGIETWAGRVTYVLRRVDGELKLARKTVVLVNCAEALPTLGFLI from the coding sequence ATGACCACATCGACCGGAGTCGAGCTGCGCGAGCTCGAGCAGTTCATCTACCGCGAGGCGCGCTTCGCCGACGAGCACGACTACGACGCGTGGGAGGCGTTGTGGACCGACGACGCGCTGTACTGGGTACCCGCAGCCGGGTCGCTCGCCGATCCCGAGCACCACGTCTCGGTGATCTACGACAACCGCCGCCGCATCTCCACGCGGCTGCAGCAGTTGCGCACCGGTAAGCGCTACTCGCAGGCACCGGCGTCGAACCTGCGCCGCATCATCTCGAACGTCGAGATCCTGTCGATCGACGGCGACGAGTCCACTGCCGGCGCGAATTTCGTGCTCTACGAATCGAAGTCACGCGGTATCGAGACCTGGGCCGGCCGGGTCACCTATGTGCTGCGTCGCGTCGACGGCGAGTTGAAGCTGGCCCGCAAGACGGTGGTGCTGGTGAACTGTGCCGAGGCGCTGCCGACACTCGGGTTCCTCATCTGA
- a CDS encoding acyl-CoA dehydrogenase family protein has translation MTLTSLVADTADHAMLRDTVAKIADKYGADYFLERSRAGAKVDELWADLGAAGLLGVHLPEEYGGGGAGMSELAIVIEELAAHGIPLLLTVISPAICGSILDAHGSPEMKQEWLPGIADGSRKMAFALTEPDSGSNSHQVKTTARRDGDGWVVSGGKYFISAADEAQALLVVARDGTAADNGRNPLSLFVVPTDAPGVTLQLLETTVTSPDHQFTVFFDDVRVGPEGLIGTAGNGLRQVFAGLNPERILASALSGGIGRYAVDKAVAYAKDRAVWSVPIGAHQGISHPIADCHIQVELARLATQRAAQIFDEGGNAAAAANIAKYAAAEASLKALDQAIQTHGGNGLSKEYGLAELWFVARLMRTAPVSREMVLNFVAQTMLELPASY, from the coding sequence ATGACTCTCACCAGCCTGGTTGCTGATACTGCCGACCACGCGATGTTGCGCGACACGGTCGCCAAGATTGCCGACAAATACGGGGCGGACTACTTCCTGGAACGGTCGCGGGCCGGCGCGAAAGTCGACGAACTCTGGGCCGACCTCGGTGCCGCCGGGTTGCTCGGGGTGCACCTGCCGGAAGAATACGGTGGTGGCGGCGCAGGCATGTCCGAGCTCGCCATCGTCATCGAAGAACTTGCCGCCCATGGAATTCCGCTGCTCCTGACGGTCATCTCACCGGCGATCTGCGGTTCGATTCTCGACGCCCACGGCTCACCCGAGATGAAGCAGGAATGGCTCCCCGGCATCGCCGACGGCTCGCGGAAGATGGCGTTCGCACTCACCGAACCGGATTCGGGGTCCAACAGTCACCAGGTCAAGACCACGGCTCGCCGGGACGGCGACGGCTGGGTGGTGTCCGGCGGCAAGTACTTCATCTCCGCCGCCGATGAGGCACAGGCGCTGCTGGTGGTGGCCCGGGACGGCACCGCCGCGGACAACGGGCGGAACCCGCTCTCGCTCTTCGTGGTACCGACTGATGCTCCGGGCGTCACGCTGCAGTTGCTCGAGACGACCGTGACCTCGCCGGATCACCAGTTCACGGTGTTCTTCGACGACGTGCGGGTCGGACCGGAAGGGCTGATCGGCACCGCCGGCAACGGGCTGCGGCAAGTGTTCGCCGGGCTCAATCCGGAGCGGATTCTGGCGTCCGCGCTGAGCGGCGGGATCGGCCGCTACGCGGTCGACAAGGCGGTCGCCTACGCGAAGGACCGCGCGGTGTGGTCGGTGCCGATCGGTGCGCACCAGGGTATTTCGCACCCCATCGCCGATTGCCACATCCAGGTCGAGCTGGCGCGGCTCGCCACGCAGCGCGCCGCTCAGATCTTCGACGAGGGCGGCAACGCCGCCGCCGCGGCGAACATTGCCAAGTATGCGGCGGCCGAGGCCTCGCTGAAGGCGCTCGACCAGGCCATCCAAACCCATGGCGGCAATGGACTTTCCAAGGAGTACGGGCTGGCCGAGCTGTGGTTCGTGGCCCGTCTCATGCGCACCGCACCCGTGAGTCGCGAGATGGTGCTGAATTTCGTCGCCCAAACCATGCTCGAGCTGCCGGCTTCGTACTGA